One part of the Candidatus Zymogenaceae bacterium genome encodes these proteins:
- a CDS encoding amidohydrolase family protein: MGRDRETLFGTHVHRRGFLGWCARGLATLASIPLFSAVSDKARAAGTVTPSGPGPYTLLKNGLVVDGTGAPGFTGSVLLAGDRIEAVTTEEMDAPGDVIDCTDRVIAPGFIDMHSHMDWFLPVEGRPELKAPFINQGITTFVAGNCGYGVAGFMKDSPHMDLITDRTRGLYELNWRTMDEYFDRIEAIGLSHNLANLAGHGTTRASIRGFDASPLSTGEMDLMLGLLEEAMDMGACGVSLGLQYEPGVFATLDELREVARLIKNKDKILTVHMKAYSTLSGTYPLKLFGTPHNLLAIEDMLQVARDTGVRLQLSHLIFVGSLTWKNYEEALAMIDQAITEGLDVKFDTYAYHCGTSHINVFMPEWFLADAPEVYEDRKALGKLKRQITLMESLLGFGYEQIQITDAKHEELNQYNGMFLADIARERGMKDFENYIDFARKSNGLARVLNHRYSNPEIVDALMAHPASLFMTDASPVIEGVQNPGTFGCFPKFLMDARNRNIIPLEEVIYKMTGGTAERFGVAHRGLIKEGMAADIVVFDPYRIADNNTLTETDRTPTGIDAVFINGVRVATDGVADGDSGAGMVDRLI, translated from the coding sequence ATGGGAAGAGATCGCGAAACTCTGTTTGGAACGCATGTACATCGGAGGGGCTTTCTGGGATGGTGCGCCCGGGGACTGGCGACCCTGGCCTCCATACCGCTCTTTTCGGCCGTTTCCGATAAAGCCCGGGCCGCGGGTACGGTCACACCGTCCGGACCCGGCCCCTATACGCTCTTGAAAAACGGGCTTGTCGTGGACGGAACCGGCGCCCCCGGGTTTACCGGGAGCGTACTTCTGGCCGGAGACCGCATCGAGGCGGTCACGACCGAGGAGATGGATGCGCCGGGGGATGTGATCGATTGCACCGACCGGGTCATCGCCCCCGGTTTTATCGACATGCATTCTCACATGGATTGGTTCCTGCCGGTGGAGGGCCGCCCGGAGCTGAAGGCGCCTTTCATCAACCAGGGCATCACCACCTTTGTGGCCGGCAACTGCGGCTACGGCGTCGCCGGATTTATGAAGGACAGCCCCCACATGGACCTGATCACCGACCGGACCCGGGGTCTCTACGAGCTGAACTGGCGGACGATGGATGAGTACTTCGATCGCATCGAGGCGATCGGCCTGAGTCACAACCTCGCCAACCTTGCGGGACACGGGACCACCAGGGCGTCCATCCGCGGATTCGACGCCTCGCCCCTCTCCACAGGCGAGATGGACCTGATGCTGGGACTCTTGGAGGAGGCGATGGACATGGGCGCCTGCGGCGTTTCCCTAGGGCTCCAGTACGAACCGGGCGTATTCGCCACCCTGGACGAACTGCGGGAGGTGGCGCGTCTGATCAAGAACAAAGATAAAATTTTAACCGTACACATGAAGGCCTACTCCACCCTGTCGGGCACCTACCCCCTCAAGCTCTTCGGCACGCCCCACAATCTTCTGGCCATCGAGGACATGCTTCAGGTGGCGAGGGATACCGGTGTGAGGCTCCAGTTATCACACCTGATTTTCGTGGGGAGCCTGACCTGGAAGAACTACGAGGAGGCGCTCGCGATGATCGATCAGGCCATCACCGAGGGCCTCGATGTGAAATTCGATACCTACGCCTACCACTGCGGCACATCTCACATCAACGTGTTCATGCCCGAGTGGTTCCTGGCCGATGCCCCCGAGGTGTACGAGGATAGAAAGGCCCTGGGGAAGCTCAAGCGGCAGATTACCCTGATGGAGTCGCTGTTGGGTTTCGGGTATGAACAGATTCAGATCACCGATGCCAAACATGAGGAGCTCAACCAGTACAACGGTATGTTTCTTGCGGATATCGCCCGAGAGCGGGGCATGAAGGACTTTGAAAACTACATAGACTTCGCCCGGAAGAGCAACGGCCTGGCCCGGGTGCTCAACCACCGCTACAGCAATCCGGAGATCGTCGACGCTCTTATGGCCCACCCAGCGTCGCTCTTCATGACCGATGCCTCGCCGGTCATCGAGGGGGTACAGAACCCGGGAACCTTCGGGTGCTTCCCGAAATTTCTCATGGACGCACGCAACCGAAACATCATCCCACTGGAAGAGGTGATCTACAAGATGACCGGAGGCACCGCCGAACGGTTCGGCGTCGCACACCGGGGGCTGATCAAGGAGGGGATGGCGGCGGACATCGTGGTGTTCGATCCTTACCGAATCGCCGACAACAATACCCTCACCGAGACCGACCGCACCCCCACCGGCATCGATGCCGTATTCATCAACGGCGTGCGTGTTGCGACGGACGGAGTCGCCGACGGTGATTCAGGCGCCGGCATGGTGGATCGCTTGATCTGA
- a CDS encoding FHA domain-containing protein produces MKQVFLIIGLDGGTKRFETSRPLITVGRRKRSDIVLKGARISRDHGFFKVNGAHLDYHDTSSNGTFINGELVKNDSRNIVGGDIVEFWGESITVLSKVIADIRTPPGGIPSRAERSRAQGKGAGGSRPVMPEPATSIYRNIYRSYKLRGLAIFVLYAVLPLWIIGLIVHIISSIQASLLSRKRRAVVVGRRLLSVLWIWAPISLVLGLFLLTRNFPECVVSRYIMGCVADFF; encoded by the coding sequence ATGAAACAGGTATTTCTTATTATCGGTCTTGACGGCGGCACGAAACGATTTGAAACTTCACGTCCCCTCATCACCGTCGGAAGGCGGAAAAGAAGCGATATCGTCCTGAAGGGGGCGAGGATATCTCGGGATCACGGATTTTTCAAGGTCAACGGCGCGCATCTTGATTATCATGACACCAGCTCCAATGGAACATTCATTAACGGGGAGCTGGTAAAAAACGACTCCCGGAACATTGTCGGCGGAGATATTGTGGAGTTCTGGGGGGAGAGCATCACGGTGCTCAGCAAGGTGATCGCCGATATCAGGACGCCGCCGGGAGGGATCCCGTCTCGAGCCGAGAGATCGAGGGCACAGGGCAAAGGGGCCGGCGGGTCCCGACCGGTCATGCCTGAGCCCGCGACATCCATCTACCGAAACATCTACAGGAGTTACAAGCTCCGGGGTCTTGCCATCTTCGTTCTCTACGCCGTTCTGCCTCTGTGGATCATCGGCCTGATCGTTCATATTATAAGCTCCATTCAGGCGTCGCTGCTTTCGCGTAAAAGGCGGGCGGTCGTGGTCGGCCGCAGGCTTCTTTCCGTCCTGTGGATCTGGGCGCCGATATCGCTTGTTCTGGGGCTGTTTCTTCTCACCCGGAACTTCCCGGAATGTGTCGTGTCCCGATACATTATGGGGTGTGTAGCGGATTTTTTCTGA
- a CDS encoding DUF2202 domain-containing protein produces the protein MKQIYLVVLLFFVAFGLVTIVVSGAHPALAADDPELGPCLEAIFSEIAPGELSAEEEAGILYMREEEKLARDVYNRLGELWGIPIFSNIARSEETHMDAMLVLIDRYGLSDPVDDDTPGVFEDPALQSLYDELTASGSVSLTYAFRVGALIEELDIADLKDHLEMTDNDDVRIVYQNLMRGSRNHLRSFYRQLNRSGVDYKPTYLSMDEFSRIITSPRETGGAIDDPNYRFE, from the coding sequence ATGAAACAGATATATCTCGTGGTGCTTTTGTTCTTTGTCGCTTTCGGTCTTGTGACCATCGTTGTTTCGGGTGCGCATCCGGCCCTGGCCGCCGATGACCCGGAGCTCGGTCCCTGTCTGGAGGCGATTTTCTCCGAGATCGCGCCGGGGGAGCTTTCCGCCGAGGAGGAAGCGGGGATTCTTTACATGCGGGAGGAGGAGAAGCTGGCCCGGGATGTGTACAACCGGCTGGGAGAGCTGTGGGGCATACCGATCTTCTCCAACATCGCCCGAAGCGAAGAGACCCACATGGACGCGATGCTGGTTTTGATCGACCGCTACGGTCTTTCCGATCCCGTGGATGACGATACCCCGGGGGTGTTTGAGGACCCCGCCCTCCAGTCGCTGTATGACGAGCTGACGGCGTCCGGCTCTGTCTCCCTGACGTACGCCTTTCGGGTGGGGGCGCTCATCGAGGAGCTTGATATCGCCGACCTCAAGGATCACCTGGAGATGACCGACAACGACGATGTCCGCATCGTCTATCAGAACCTGATGAGGGGATCGCGGAATCACCTGCGCTCGTTTTATCGCCAGCTGAATCGATCCGGCGTCGATTACAAGCCGACATACCTGTCCATGGATGAGTTCTCCCGCATCATCACCTCACCCCGGGAGACCGGCGGGGCGATCGATGATCCGAACTACCGGTTTGAATGA
- a CDS encoding corrinoid protein has product MAAARVSPEKKIDQRLLPVKEAIMDGDEEALKEVITGLLDEGYAARDILNDGMIGAMEVIGECFRTGELFIPDVLLAARAMNEGLFILEPYLAEGKSAAEEIRVLIGTVQGDMHDIGKNMVAIMLKGVGCEVKDIGINVTIDEFIRQVEQYNPHILGMSALLTTTMDQMKLVIDSLSERGIRDRVKVIVGGAPVNKKFADDIGADGYAADAGEAVSLVQRLAG; this is encoded by the coding sequence ATGGCCGCCGCCCGGGTATCCCCGGAGAAAAAGATCGATCAACGCCTGTTGCCGGTGAAAGAGGCGATCATGGACGGCGACGAGGAGGCCCTTAAGGAGGTAATCACCGGGCTCCTGGATGAGGGATATGCCGCCCGGGATATCCTCAACGACGGGATGATAGGGGCCATGGAGGTGATCGGGGAGTGTTTTCGGACCGGGGAGCTGTTCATCCCGGACGTGCTGCTGGCGGCCCGGGCCATGAACGAGGGGCTTTTTATCCTGGAGCCGTACCTGGCCGAGGGGAAGAGCGCTGCGGAGGAGATCAGGGTGCTCATCGGGACGGTGCAGGGGGATATGCACGATATCGGCAAGAACATGGTGGCGATCATGCTCAAGGGGGTTGGGTGCGAGGTGAAGGACATCGGCATCAACGTCACCATCGATGAATTCATCCGCCAGGTGGAACAATACAATCCCCATATCCTGGGGATGTCGGCCCTGTTGACCACCACCATGGACCAGATGAAGCTGGTGATCGACTCATTGTCCGAGCGGGGGATTCGGGATAGAGTGAAGGTGATCGTGGGTGGGGCGCCGGTCAATAAAAAATTCGCCGATGATATCGGCGCAGACGGGTACGCCGCCGACGCCGGCGAAGCGGTGTCCCTGGTGCAGAGACTTGCCGGCTGA
- a CDS encoding iron-containing alcohol dehydrogenase → MIPEYYEFICPVKVLSGKKALANLPFEMENLGVKRALIVSDPGVAGAGLIKKVVEAFGESDCEAGVIFDKTPPDSGSTVVNEVAKLFLDNKCDCFIAVGGGSSIDTAKCANMVIVTGTPDLMQFQGVDRLTQSLKPFIVIPTTAGTGSEVTSAAVIYDEATHTKLAFTSNHLFPDVAILDPKMTESLPPKITAATGMDALTHAMEAYYCLAKNPVSDAYAIAAIRLIFKYLLTSTKKGNDLEARLAMLNASMLAGIAFSNSLVGVVHGIAHATGGVARVPHGVANSIYLPFGLENNFKKAGHIIAELVPFVGETSTGDVKKDAEVVVAAVRKLAQQLKEASGLPTTLKEAGVTKDQLEDIAKACINDGSCTINPEDITYEVALDIAKKAFE, encoded by the coding sequence ATGATACCCGAATACTATGAATTTATCTGTCCGGTAAAAGTGCTGAGCGGGAAAAAGGCCCTGGCCAATCTTCCCTTCGAGATGGAAAACCTGGGAGTGAAACGCGCCTTGATCGTCTCCGATCCGGGAGTCGCCGGTGCGGGACTTATCAAGAAGGTCGTCGAGGCCTTCGGGGAATCCGATTGCGAGGCCGGCGTGATCTTCGACAAAACACCGCCGGATTCCGGCAGCACGGTCGTCAATGAGGTCGCCAAGCTCTTTCTCGACAATAAGTGCGACTGTTTCATCGCCGTGGGCGGGGGGAGCTCCATCGATACCGCAAAATGCGCCAATATGGTTATCGTGACCGGGACCCCCGACCTGATGCAGTTCCAGGGCGTCGACCGCCTTACCCAATCCCTGAAGCCCTTTATCGTCATCCCCACCACCGCCGGAACCGGTTCCGAGGTTACCTCGGCGGCGGTCATCTACGACGAAGCCACTCACACCAAGCTGGCCTTTACCTCCAACCACCTCTTCCCCGATGTGGCTATTCTCGATCCGAAGATGACCGAGTCCCTGCCGCCGAAGATCACCGCCGCCACCGGCATGGACGCCCTGACCCACGCCATGGAGGCCTATTACTGCCTGGCGAAAAATCCTGTATCGGACGCCTACGCCATAGCGGCCATCAGGCTTATCTTCAAGTACCTGCTCACATCGACGAAAAAGGGGAATGATCTGGAAGCGAGGCTGGCGATGCTCAACGCCTCGATGCTGGCGGGAATCGCCTTCTCCAACTCCCTGGTGGGGGTAGTGCACGGCATCGCCCATGCCACCGGCGGCGTGGCCCGGGTGCCCCACGGCGTCGCCAACTCTATTTATCTCCCCTTCGGCTTGGAAAACAATTTCAAAAAAGCCGGACACATCATCGCCGAGCTGGTGCCTTTCGTGGGAGAGACATCGACCGGTGATGTGAAAAAAGACGCGGAAGTGGTGGTGGCCGCCGTACGGAAGCTTGCCCAACAGCTCAAGGAGGCATCGGGGCTTCCCACCACCCTCAAGGAGGCGGGTGTCACCAAGGACCAGTTGGAAGACATCGCCAAGGCGTGCATCAACGACGGATCGTGCACCATCAATCCCGAGGACATTACCTACGAGGTTGCCCTGGACATCGCGAAAAAGGCCTTCGAATAG
- a CDS encoding L,D-transpeptidase has product MEHIKRAALSLAALCICFMAGVSFGGDDVRAFDDRVVFVIDAEKAFLVYEGAELIASFPCETGYGGMGKTREGDGKTPVGEYHIAWMASVEVNRGHTDKGSPVIEGMTWCDETGLVYGPEGRNEERLWTDAYGGEDATIMGLDYPNEEDVARGYTGDCIEIHGTTRLVDGKPTRSAGCIKLTAKDAILLYHMVDVGTPVIISVSRDTLSGAYPFFDE; this is encoded by the coding sequence ATGGAACATATCAAGAGAGCGGCTCTCAGCCTGGCGGCGCTGTGTATCTGTTTTATGGCGGGTGTATCCTTCGGGGGCGATGATGTTCGGGCTTTCGATGACCGTGTCGTGTTCGTCATCGACGCGGAAAAGGCGTTCCTGGTGTACGAAGGCGCCGAATTAATCGCCTCGTTCCCCTGCGAGACCGGTTACGGCGGCATGGGAAAGACCCGGGAGGGGGACGGAAAAACCCCGGTGGGGGAATATCACATCGCGTGGATGGCGTCGGTGGAGGTGAACCGGGGACACACCGACAAGGGAAGCCCCGTCATCGAGGGGATGACCTGGTGCGACGAGACGGGACTCGTCTACGGCCCCGAGGGACGGAATGAGGAACGGCTCTGGACAGATGCCTACGGCGGGGAGGACGCCACGATCATGGGGCTTGATTATCCGAATGAAGAGGATGTCGCCCGGGGATACACCGGCGACTGCATCGAGATCCACGGGACCACCAGGCTCGTCGACGGAAAGCCGACCAGGTCTGCGGGGTGTATCAAGCTCACGGCAAAAGACGCAATCCTGCTCTACCACATGGTGGATGTGGGGACGCCGGTTATTATCTCGGTTAGCAGGGATACGCTCTCAGGGGCGTATCCCTTTTTTGATGAATGA
- a CDS encoding nuclear transport factor 2 family protein encodes MNREHTMMCVRIVGTVILGSVLLLSGVGFAADTTPAAESDSLFIDNGWDVAITFGGRAPSPSERSEIERTLLAVYDGWRTLDFDLYMSAWSVDALQIFMDGTRRNYTAISNKRKKDFATYRRVDVYWEMLSNEIKYENRAYVATRYTMTFYKKDGTSFSEAAEELYIMELQSNGRWLIIENYDYIDILE; translated from the coding sequence ATGAACAGAGAACATACAATGATGTGTGTCCGAATCGTCGGAACGGTGATACTGGGATCGGTTCTGCTGCTTTCCGGCGTGGGATTTGCCGCAGATACAACTCCGGCTGCGGAGAGTGATTCCCTCTTCATCGACAATGGATGGGATGTGGCGATCACATTCGGCGGCAGAGCGCCCTCGCCGTCCGAGAGGAGTGAGATCGAGCGGACCCTCCTGGCGGTATACGACGGATGGCGCACGCTCGATTTCGACCTGTATATGAGCGCCTGGTCGGTCGACGCCCTTCAGATCTTCATGGACGGGACGAGGAGAAACTATACCGCCATTTCCAACAAGCGCAAGAAGGATTTCGCCACGTACAGGCGGGTCGATGTCTATTGGGAAATGCTCAGTAATGAGATCAAGTACGAAAACCGGGCGTACGTCGCCACCCGATACACCATGACGTTTTATAAAAAGGACGGCACGAGCTTTTCCGAGGCCGCCGAGGAGCTGTACATTATGGAGCTCCAGAGCAACGGGCGCTGGCTGATCATTGAAAATTACGACTATATCGACATCCTGGAGTGA
- a CDS encoding ornithine--oxo-acid transaminase: MDLEDTYGARNYKPLDVVLTRGEGVWVWDTEGNKYMDCLSAYSAVNQGHCHPKIMASLVEQAQRLTLTSRAFRNDQMGPFYEELCTLTNSTKVLLMNSGAEAVETVIKAVRKWGYKVRGIPEDKAEVIVCENNFHGRTITIVGFSTEPQYRDGFGPFTPGFKVIPFNDAEALRNAVTPNTVAFLVEPIQGEAGVIIPERGYLAEVRKICREKNIVMITDEIQTGLGRTGKILAEEHDNVEADVTLIGKALSGGFYPVSAVLSNAEVMGVFMPGDHGSTFGGNPLACAVARTALKVLVEEGMIENAQAMGEYFLKRLTEIQSRHIKEIRGLGLFIGIELFGEAGGARRFCEALMKEGLLCKETHENVIRFAPPLVITKSEIDWAVEHIEPVLAGP, translated from the coding sequence ATCGACCTTGAAGACACCTACGGCGCGCGGAACTACAAGCCCCTGGACGTCGTCCTGACCCGGGGCGAGGGCGTCTGGGTGTGGGATACAGAGGGAAATAAATACATGGACTGCCTCTCCGCCTATTCGGCGGTCAACCAGGGGCACTGTCATCCGAAGATCATGGCGTCTCTCGTAGAGCAGGCGCAAAGGCTGACCCTCACCTCGCGGGCGTTTCGAAACGACCAGATGGGGCCGTTTTACGAGGAGCTGTGTACGCTCACCAACTCTACGAAGGTGCTGTTGATGAACAGCGGCGCCGAGGCGGTGGAGACGGTCATCAAGGCCGTACGCAAGTGGGGCTACAAAGTCAGGGGTATACCGGAAGACAAAGCCGAGGTGATCGTGTGTGAAAACAACTTCCACGGCAGGACCATTACCATCGTCGGTTTTTCCACCGAGCCCCAGTACCGTGACGGCTTCGGCCCCTTCACCCCCGGCTTTAAAGTCATCCCCTTCAATGACGCCGAAGCCCTCAGGAACGCCGTTACGCCCAATACCGTAGCGTTTCTGGTGGAGCCGATCCAGGGCGAGGCAGGGGTGATCATCCCCGAGCGGGGGTACCTGGCCGAAGTCAGGAAGATCTGCCGGGAGAAAAACATCGTGATGATTACCGATGAAATCCAGACCGGGCTTGGGCGCACCGGGAAAATTCTGGCCGAGGAGCACGATAATGTGGAGGCCGATGTCACCCTCATCGGCAAGGCCCTCTCCGGCGGATTCTACCCGGTTAGCGCCGTTCTCTCCAACGCCGAGGTCATGGGCGTGTTTATGCCGGGGGATCACGGCAGCACTTTCGGTGGAAATCCCCTGGCGTGCGCCGTGGCGCGGACCGCCCTGAAGGTGCTCGTGGAGGAGGGAATGATCGAAAACGCACAGGCGATGGGTGAATATTTCCTCAAGCGTCTGACGGAGATACAAAGCCGACACATCAAGGAGATCCGGGGGCTGGGGCTCTTTATCGGCATAGAGCTTTTCGGTGAGGCGGGCGGCGCCCGGCGTTTTTGTGAGGCGCTGATGAAGGAGGGTTTGTTGTGTAAAGAGACGCACGAAAATGTGATCCGCTTCGCCCCGCCCCTTGTCATTACCAAAAGCGAGATCGATTGGGCCGTAGAACACATCGAGCCGGTGCTGGCGGGACCGTGA
- a CDS encoding 4Fe-4S binding protein: MVGVYFQKLSGRQRMIGIVGLLIILAVVVIGIVLQHDAEEAAPPAVVLEMTLSEAAHALGIKGGDMAVELGLPRETAKDVPMSDLGVDDESLSHAVTHLLGHTEETLKYFLFAALSLWGFIFLVMIGRPDKASMKEKKTWYPRLGYIIPLALAVIFCGFLLGKSPNPMEGVVKLLKSIFGVRDTLLMDTAAFLFFVGLAVIGNKLVCGWACPFGALQELIYSIPVLKKIKKKKPPFWVTNTVRGVLFVVAVLVMAGLVGGAPGLSIYHLVNPFNLFGLSFETWTILAVVIGALVVGLFFYRPFCQFICPFGFVSWLAERVSLFRVRVDHDACTECGACIRACPLTAAKARVEKTPFGADCFSCGRCLNVCPTDAIRYGWVFSKKGEESGKVTGKKQAV, translated from the coding sequence ATGGTGGGAGTATATTTTCAGAAGCTCTCCGGCAGGCAGCGAATGATCGGCATCGTGGGGCTTCTTATTATACTGGCCGTCGTGGTGATCGGAATCGTCCTCCAGCACGACGCCGAGGAGGCCGCCCCCCCGGCGGTCGTCCTTGAGATGACCCTCTCTGAGGCCGCCCACGCCCTGGGTATCAAGGGGGGCGATATGGCGGTGGAGCTGGGACTGCCCCGGGAGACGGCGAAGGACGTTCCCATGAGCGACCTGGGGGTTGATGATGAGTCGTTGTCACACGCCGTCACCCATCTCCTCGGGCATACCGAGGAAACCCTCAAGTATTTCCTCTTCGCTGCCCTGTCTCTGTGGGGGTTTATCTTCCTGGTGATGATCGGCCGCCCGGACAAAGCCTCGATGAAGGAGAAGAAGACCTGGTATCCCCGACTGGGGTATATCATCCCTCTGGCCCTGGCGGTGATCTTCTGCGGCTTTCTGCTGGGGAAATCCCCCAATCCGATGGAGGGGGTGGTCAAGCTCCTCAAGAGCATCTTCGGGGTTCGGGACACACTCCTAATGGATACGGCGGCCTTTCTTTTTTTCGTGGGTCTCGCGGTGATCGGAAACAAGCTGGTGTGCGGTTGGGCGTGTCCCTTCGGAGCGCTCCAGGAGCTGATCTACAGCATCCCGGTGCTGAAAAAGATCAAGAAGAAAAAGCCGCCGTTCTGGGTCACCAATACCGTTCGCGGCGTCCTGTTCGTCGTCGCCGTGCTGGTGATGGCGGGCCTTGTGGGGGGGGCGCCGGGGCTGTCGATCTATCACCTGGTAAACCCCTTCAACCTGTTCGGCCTCTCATTTGAGACCTGGACGATCCTCGCCGTCGTGATCGGTGCCCTGGTGGTGGGCCTGTTCTTCTATCGCCCATTCTGCCAGTTCATCTGTCCCTTCGGGTTCGTCTCGTGGCTGGCAGAACGGGTGAGCCTGTTTCGGGTTCGGGTGGATCATGACGCCTGCACCGAATGCGGCGCCTGCATCAGGGCTTGTCCCCTTACCGCGGCGAAAGCCCGGGTGGAGAAGACCCCCTTCGGCGCCGATTGTTTCAGCTGCGGGCGCTGCTTGAATGTGTGCCCCACCGATGCAATTCGGTACGGGTGGGTGTTCTCAAAAAAGGGGGAGGAGTCGGGAAAGGTCACAGGTAAGAAACAAGCGGTGTGA
- a CDS encoding FHA domain-containing protein, translated as MSDILINPSRYINKTVRLEGRVESSNPAGPTTPGSYVLVDDSFERIVIYTFDPPAPGDKIVVEGLVQVDPNTQMPYVREMDTGSAGGNFVMYAIIAGVIVLLLIIVLVIILTRPQKAPAAKPVTAGPIPSTVATDATRAATARTRPRTEKISDTEASAIAGKGRAKTEKVPSKPAQLEVLTGTKKGEQILLAAENTIGRDKGNILFSDDRGVSGEHGRITYDRGTYFLSNVSLTNPVKVNGNAIEEEHELAEGDEILLGTVKVKFSFMG; from the coding sequence GTGAGTGATATTCTGATCAATCCTTCACGATACATCAACAAGACCGTCAGACTCGAGGGAAGGGTGGAAAGCTCCAACCCGGCGGGTCCCACCACACCGGGCTCCTACGTGTTGGTGGATGACAGCTTCGAACGTATCGTTATCTACACCTTCGATCCCCCCGCACCCGGAGACAAGATCGTTGTTGAGGGGCTGGTTCAAGTGGACCCGAATACCCAGATGCCCTACGTCAGGGAGATGGATACCGGATCCGCCGGGGGTAATTTCGTGATGTACGCCATTATCGCGGGTGTGATAGTGCTGCTTCTCATCATCGTCCTGGTCATCATCCTGACCCGTCCCCAGAAGGCTCCGGCGGCGAAGCCGGTGACCGCGGGGCCGATTCCCTCCACCGTCGCCACCGACGCCACCCGAGCCGCCACCGCCAGGACCCGTCCCCGCACCGAAAAGATCAGCGACACAGAGGCCTCCGCCATCGCCGGAAAGGGGCGTGCGAAAACCGAAAAGGTTCCGTCGAAACCGGCCCAGTTGGAGGTCCTCACCGGCACGAAAAAGGGAGAGCAGATCCTCCTGGCGGCCGAAAACACCATCGGTCGGGACAAGGGGAACATCCTCTTTTCCGATGACCGGGGTGTTTCCGGGGAACATGGCCGTATTACCTACGATCGGGGCACCTACTTTCTCTCAAACGTCAGTCTCACAAATCCGGTCAAGGTCAACGGTAACGCCATCGAAGAAGAGCATGAGCTGGCCGAAGGGGACGAAATCCTCCTGGGCACCGTCAAAGTGAAATTCAGTTTCATGGGATAG